Part of the Lycium ferocissimum isolate CSIRO_LF1 chromosome 6, AGI_CSIRO_Lferr_CH_V1, whole genome shotgun sequence genome, TAATTCTCTTTCACTTCGGCTGCTGAGGAAGATTCAGCCCTATTTTGAACAATAACTCCACCATAAATTAAGTCAATAGAACTAATATAGAGGAAAAACATTGTATGAAATGCCTGTAATAGCCTGCTAGACCCAGAATTCTTATATCAGATGTTGAGGTAGGCCTGAGCCAATTCTTTACTGCCTTGATTTTTTGAAATCTACCTTCACGCCTTTACTTGAAATGACATATCCTTGAAACGCTACTAAtttaagccaaaattcacaaCTTTCAAAAGTTTGCATATAGCTTGCGATCTTAGAGTGTCGGCAGTACTATTCAGAGATGCTCTACATGGTCAGTCTCACTGAGATGCTCTACATGGTCAGTCTCACTGCGGAATATActaggatgtcatcaataaacacaatgacgaatatgttaagatagtgcttgaagaccctgttcatGAGATTCATGAAAGCTGTTAGTGCATTCgccaacccaaatgacatcaccaaaagcttgaaatgcccataacgaGTCCTGAAAGCTGTTTTCAGGTAATCAATATTAGATCTCGGAGGTTCGGACCgttgcattgtgagtagacCAACACGAGCTCTAGGTGatcatgaagtccttatgaggtTAAGAAGAGTACTTGGTATCTTTAAGtgcgtaccataagattttgaagtcatatgaatcggtgaaactaagttcatcaaagaaagtgaaatgcaagtcatttttggaaagtttttgCAACAATtaagctaatatttatttattaatatctTGAGGAGAAGCTATAGGTCATCTTAGATGGTTagtgaagtgttatataagtgcaatacggttccataaggattgggagttgaacgaatcgacgagagaaagtttcgaaAAATGTTGAGttacacgaccacttatacggaccgtacaagttatacagcccgtataatggtccgtataaccattccAGCGAAGGGTGCAACCATGGtaggattatacggtccatttatacggatcgtataagttATATAGACCATATAACTGGTCGGccagctttttctttttcgtataaatagacgacccttgttctattttctcatttcccacATCTTCCCAACTCctaaaagctctagaaccttctctcaagcatattccacacaaacccaagagatatcatagatcaaatagcaagaatcaaaggatccaagtgttggaaggctcactagggtttgtagaactcaagattttctttgcGTCAAGTTGGGGCTTCACTCAAGTGAATGATTTGATTCAAAAACTTCTCTTGGTGATTAAGGTGAAAGTNNNNNNNNNNNNNNNNNNNNNNNNNNNNNNNNNNNNNNNNNNNNNNNNNNNNNNNNNNNNNNNNNNNNNNNNNNNNNNNNNNNNNNNNNNNNNNNNNNNNTGGGTGACCCCGCAGGAAGTTTCTGAAAAGTCTTACAACTTCAGCCATAAGAAGTAAATAGGAAGCTAGAGTGGTCTAAAGGGACTGAGAATATACGGAGCAGGTAGAAATCTTAAGAGGTCTCATAGGCCGGATTGGACTAGAtcgggtaaagaaaaagaaggtgcatcacggcaCTAGAGTTAGGGTCAGTTTGAGTAGTGTTTGGGGGATCTTTTGTGAATGAGATACtggcaattatatatgtgtgcagGTAAGCGTGTGATGCctcatacatggctatattagCGGGTATACGTATTCTGGCCACCAATGTGACTGTAtacggaaggcattaatcggacagaacaacaaagttcaagtgaaaagaaaaatgagtggCATGAATGTCATAAGGCAATTTGATATCGTTTTTGCTATAGGGTAGACTTGGGAAGTACTGGCGTAAGGATGTTAGGAAGAGAAAGGAAGTGAGCAGATAAATAGTAAGGGGAAATCGTAATGTTGAAACAAAGGTACAGGCTGACCGAGAATGAAAATGCAGGCGTAAGACGAATATAATCAGGTaataatataagtacacccctaaaggggggaagcggatacgaGGAACGCAAGTGCAAGATAAAGACAATTAATGCCACGACGCGATGGATACGGATGCCCAACCTGTTGGTAAGGTTCCTTatcgagacaagttagtaagacccAAAAATcggggaaaaaggaaaatagttaGGATAGCAATTGAGATGGTGCTGGGAGTTAGAGGAGAATAAGATAGGAGTCTGATAACGAGTAGGTTGCAGAGACATCGTGAAGGGTAACACTGTTAGGTTGGATAAAGAATTAAGATGTGAGCAATAGGGTTACTCGTTGATGATACCGCGATCTGTGAGCGGTaagggagaaaaatagaaaGCCTCCCAtagcaggaaaaaaaaaaaaaagagggtagAATAGGAAAGGCTATAAGTGAATATCAGGTCGGGAGGAATATGTGAAGTagagtgaaccaggagaaggaaaagaTTGTGACTGAGATTAAatgtactttatacaagttgtaccaGAGTAGTTAATGAAAagagtttggattcagtaataccAATACAGTGATGATattctgggtgcattaaggaaaggtgAAGATGGGTTAAGCCACCTACTGAGATAGAACTAAGTACGAGGGATAAACAGGACATGACTATGATTGAACCAAAGACCTACTCTGATGCCGGATGCAAGAGAAAGGGGCGAAGGCAGGGTAAATCCTAAGGATTAGTAAAGCTACACTAAGGCATTTTAAGCTAAATTGAGCACCTGCGCATATTTGGTAAGGATTACAATATGACGTGTGATCGGAAAGTTGAGAATGGGATCTCAGAGACGATAGAAATCGAATGATGACAATCGGTGTCAACACATAGAAGTTCAGATTGACAAGTGGGTACGTTGAAGACATCACCACGAAAGGTGTAGGGAAATTTGACAGGAAGGAAAAGTCTGACCTGAGATGTGCTGGACcttagtacaatgttcgtaaGGTAAGGAAGCTACATATTGAAGACGtgacttccgttaaggtattgcgGTAAAACAATAACAAGGAGGAGATAACTCGAGTGgttgaagaggagatgaagcaGAAGTATGGTTAACAAGTGAGATTGCGCATTATGGCGCTAAAGGAAACCCCGAGACCTTGTAAGATCGcacgggactagttgaacattcgaggacgaatgttctaaagaggggaaggatgttatatcccgtattttgaacaacgggacaatataagtaaattacgataagttggggacaagactatcccgagatatgaggtagagacttttgtttgctttaaaagcataagttgtgtatgattttactagcatggaaatgttaaggaaacatttggggtcaaatttcATTATTGGAAagaattctatttttggaaagtgcattattaggagaaaaaaaaaataagagaccatgtggccggccaccttggtgtgcgccatggccacatggatggttaatacttggtttataaaagatgacttagtcatcttatgttCCATTCAACACTTAAGAGAagtcaagaaaaatcaagaagctttgagagaagaagaaagaagggccattcggccaagcataggcaaaatcaagaccaagatttggccataaaaaaaaaattaattcttcaagcaaacctactaatttaagggtgcttagtaacgtggagttgttgtttcaagcaatAGTCTACTCGTTTTCCTCATTCACCACCTTAGGCAAATTGCAAAGTTGaggaagaaaggtgagttttaatcttgcttttatgtgttatggatagttcatgtgtgttgtagtgtgtcaaaatgaatgaaattttggaaatattgcatgttggagtgaaaccGTGCATATGTGGTTTTGTAGTGTGGGTGtagtgttgtgtaggagtaatgaattaagtgtatttagcatgtttgtgtgttgttgtaatgtgtagaaaatgaatgaaaatcatgaaattgacaTGGAGGATGTAttggccgggtatgtattcgtgcacagacttttgggcattattcaccgagtccctcactagatggccgggtacggtatgtatatgatatttcaccgagtcctcactgtaggggccgggtacgcatgtatgtgatatttcaccgagtaccgaaagggccgagtacgaccgagtccctcatatagggccgggtacggtatgcatatgacatttcaccgagtccctcactagagggccgggtacggtatatatgtatatatatatatgattacatgacggctatgtatgatgattatatgatttcacCCACCGattccctcattagagggccgggtacggtatgcatatatgatgacattatgatatgacacggacatacatgatatatgatttaaaggcaagtctCCTGATTTTCTGTTTTCTGATTTTTCTGATTACTATACTCGTTCTGCAAACCCTAGTtcagttatgatcctgtttattgtattccatgctttacatactcagtacatatttcgtacgaccccctttcttcgggggtccgcgtttcatgctcgcagtACGTACGATCGGTTCGGAGCGCCGCCGCTTTAGGACATTCAtattgtttggagtgctcccttgttcgagagcccatatttggtacagacttttcagttatatatgtatgtatctattcaggggtacgacggggccctgtcccgtcatatgattctgttattactcttagaggtctgtagacatgtctgtgggttaTGTGGGTAGTATAGTCAGTTGTGTTTGCGTTCTGTACATTCTAGGTTATTTGTAGGATATGTATATGCTTCACCGTGCCTTTCAGTATGTATAAATTCTTAGCATGTTACTATGAGTTAATTATGGTTGGTAGAaagtacgagtgcccagctcgggcactagtcacggcctacggggctgggtcgtgacatgcttACTTGTGTTCTTAGCTGCCCTTACTATCTCCGGAATATTAGCACCCTTCTTGTCAGTAGCTTTCTCATCAACAGTAATGGGTGCTTCAGACTGCACCTCATCTTCTTCATCTATCGGCTCAAGATCAATCACCTTCTTATCAACCCCttggagtattttaccactcctagTAGTGATGGCAAACACACGGTCTACACCGCTTCCCCCATTCTTTGGATTTGGAATAGTGTCACTCGGAAGTCCTCCCTTTTGAGAGGGTCTTTGCTCTCTAGAAATATCCCTCATCCGTGACTCGAGCTTCGAATAGGCCGCCGTATGGGAACCCACCGTCTCTATCGGCCCGGATAAAGTTCTCTCGGACTTAGACGATTTGCCGAATCTTCTCAAGCATTGCTTCAACCTTTGAACTACCTGCCTCTGTTGACTGCCCTTTCGGTGGTATATAATGGTTGGAACTCTTGTTCCCAaagttgttgctgttgttgtagcTCCCTTGGTTCGCACCACCATAGTTATTGTTGTAGTTCCCAGAGTTGTTATAAGCACCTTGACCTTGttgaggtctccattgattctgACTCTGATAACCACCCTGGTAATTCTGTCTCTGGTAACCCCCTTGAGAGTTATtcacataattagcatcttcaaTCTGCATAGGGGGCCCTTCGTGGAACGGACCATCTTGAGCATGGTACATCCCTTTTGGTAAAACTGCCTCCTCCTCACAAACATTGACCTTCTTGATCTGggattcatcaaacttcttcgtcagcaaggaaatatttgttgcaagttcTGCCAAGGTGTGCTGAGTATCTTGATTCTCCTTCACTATATTTTGGATCATAGCACTACCGAACGGTACCACATCAGCATTGTTTGAGTGCGAAGCTCGATTATGAGTTGTCAGCTTGTTAAGTATGGTGGTCACCCGTCGATAagatttgttcatgaaacaACCATCACCGCATTATTCGCAAATCGATTGCGACAACGGATCTAACCCTcggtagaacttctccattaatatgTTCTCCGAAAAACCATAATTTGGGCTCTTACCGCAAATAATCCTTGAATCTCTCCCATGCTTCATATAATTGTTCCCGCTGTCGCTTAAATTCATAGATCTTGTCCCGAATTTCAGCCTTCTTGCTAGGGGGTACCCTTTTGTGAGAAACGCAGCCACCATCTCTGCCCATGAAGTAATCGAATTTTAGGGCAACTTCTCGAACCATGTTCTTGCCTCTCCAGCcaaggaatatttgaataacTTCAACCGAATAGCATCTTGTGGAACTTTGTTCTGGATGTGATTGGCACACACATCCACAAAATTCTGCAAATGACGTTGAGGGTCATTCTCGGTAGAGTTCCAAAAGTAtccctcaagcttcaacaactgATATAAAGAGGAATCAATTTTCACCGAAGCAGCTCCAACTCGAGGCtgaacaatagcagatgcataATCCTCCTCTGG contains:
- the LOC132061231 gene encoding uncharacterized protein LOC132061231, which translates into the protein MIQNIVKENQDTQHTLAELATNISLLTKKFDESQIKKVNVCEEEAVLPKGMYHAQDGPFHEGPPMQIEDANYVNNSQGGYQRQNYQGGYQSQNQWRPQQGQGAYNNSGNYNNNYGGANQGSYNNSNNFGNKSSNHYIPPKGQSTEAGSSKVEAMLEKIRQIV